A part of Propioniciclava coleopterorum genomic DNA contains:
- a CDS encoding multifunctional oxoglutarate decarboxylase/oxoglutarate dehydrogenase thiamine pyrophosphate-binding subunit/dihydrolipoyllysine-residue succinyltransferase subunit: protein MARVLPAARRAGRVRRPGHPRGEQRSVRSPGPRPRAAGPQHSAPAPDPKVELAKPAPAAPAAPAAPPAPAAPTPSPTPAVASTPAAAPVPAPAPTASVPSTPRNPGSGGGLSANRPSAVRPIEEKAEPTKVTLRGAPMRTAKNMDLSLTVPTATSVRNLPVKLLIDNREIINQHLARTTGGKVSFTHLLGYAMVQALKMVPDMNNAYDVVDGKPTLVIPNQINLGLAIDQVKSDGTRQLLVPNIKGADQMNFREFWQGYEAMVKKARNGKLTVDDFANTTASLTNPGGIGTSHSVPRLMTGQGVILGVGSLDYPPEFQAASDQRLRELAVSKITTLTSTYDHRVIQGATSGEFLKVLHELIIGKHDFYDEVFLSLRVPYLPLRWASDDSAHRTFELSKGARVIQLINAYRMWGHLMADIDPLEYEQRSHPELELEAHGLTIWDLDREFPVGQFGGHDKETMTLREILKQLRSAYSGHVGVEFMHIQEPEKRRWIESLFEQPAKKWTREEHLRILDKLNESEIFETFLQTKFVGQKRFSLEGAESTIVLLDEVCDVAANTGLSEVMIGMPHRGRLNVLANIVGKSYGQIFREFEGSIDPHQIMGTGDVKYHLGAEGEFTSLEGNKIKTSVAANPSHLEAVNPVVEGIARAKMDASGNLEAYDVLPVLLHGDASFAGQGVVYETLQMSQLRGFKTGGTIHIVVNNQVGFTTAPSESRSSVYSTDVGKVVQAPIFHVNGDDPEAVARVGRVAFEYRERFHTDVVIDLIAYRRRGHNEGDDPSFTQPKMYDLIEQKRSVRRLYTESLIGRGDISTEDADAVMEKFRSRLEGVFKDVKDTSDDDDTYRRVPFYPVKLGREQGTAITPEAMARIAQAQVTFPEDFAVHPKVLPQMERRAHAIEQGPIDWATAEILAFGSLLLEGRTVRLTGQDSRRGTFSQRFAAVVDRRTNEEYVPLQHLSEDQGKFHVYDSLLSEYAVMGFEYGYSVASPQALVLWEAQFGDFANGAQTMADEFISSGAAKWTQKSGVVLLLPHGYEGQGPDHSSARIERWLQLCSEGALAVCQPSTPASHFHLLRTHTYVNWHRPLVIMTPKSMLRNKAAVSPPEEFTEGRWRPAIGDESITDDAQVKAVILCSGKLRWELVAERAKRGLEGKVAIVSLERLYPLPTDDLVAELKRYPGVTDIRFVQDEPINQGPWPFMALHLPEAIEAGMGDDYTFTMTPVARPEASSPSVGLHKVHLAQEKELLDRAFDGV from the coding sequence CTGGCGCGCGTTCTTCCAGCAGCGCGCCGCGCAGGACGCGTCCGCCGCCCCGGCCACCCCCGCGGCGAGCAGCGCTCCGTCCGCTCCCCCGGCCCCCGCCCCCGCGCAGCCGGCCCCCAGCACTCCGCCCCCGCCCCCGACCCCAAGGTCGAGCTGGCCAAGCCGGCGCCCGCGGCCCCGGCCGCTCCCGCCGCGCCGCCCGCCCCGGCGGCTCCGACGCCGTCCCCGACCCCCGCGGTCGCGTCGACGCCGGCCGCGGCGCCGGTGCCCGCACCCGCGCCCACGGCGTCGGTGCCCAGCACCCCCCGCAACCCCGGCAGCGGCGGCGGCCTGTCCGCCAACCGACCCTCCGCGGTCCGCCCGATCGAGGAGAAGGCCGAGCCCACCAAGGTGACGCTGCGCGGCGCGCCGATGCGCACCGCCAAGAACATGGACCTGTCGCTGACGGTCCCCACCGCCACCAGCGTCCGGAACCTGCCGGTCAAGCTGCTCATCGACAACCGCGAGATCATCAACCAGCACCTCGCGCGCACCACCGGCGGCAAGGTGTCCTTCACGCACCTGCTCGGCTACGCGATGGTCCAGGCCCTGAAGATGGTCCCGGACATGAACAACGCCTACGACGTCGTCGACGGCAAGCCCACGCTGGTGATCCCCAACCAGATCAACCTCGGCCTGGCCATCGACCAGGTGAAGTCGGACGGGACCCGCCAACTGCTCGTGCCCAACATCAAGGGCGCCGACCAGATGAACTTCCGCGAGTTCTGGCAGGGCTACGAGGCGATGGTCAAGAAGGCCCGCAACGGCAAGCTGACGGTCGACGACTTCGCCAACACCACCGCGTCCCTGACCAACCCCGGCGGCATCGGCACCAGCCACTCCGTGCCGCGCCTCATGACCGGGCAGGGCGTCATCCTGGGCGTCGGCTCGCTGGACTACCCGCCGGAGTTCCAGGCGGCCTCCGACCAGCGGCTGCGCGAGCTCGCCGTGTCGAAGATCACCACCCTGACCTCGACCTACGACCACCGCGTCATCCAGGGCGCGACGTCGGGCGAGTTCCTGAAGGTGCTGCACGAGCTGATCATCGGCAAGCACGACTTCTACGACGAGGTCTTCCTGTCGCTGCGCGTGCCCTACCTGCCGCTGCGCTGGGCCTCCGACGACTCCGCGCACCGCACGTTCGAGCTGAGCAAGGGCGCCCGCGTCATCCAGCTCATCAACGCGTACCGGATGTGGGGCCACCTGATGGCCGACATCGATCCGCTGGAGTACGAGCAGCGCAGCCACCCCGAGCTCGAGCTCGAGGCGCACGGCCTCACCATCTGGGATCTCGACCGCGAGTTCCCCGTCGGACAGTTCGGCGGCCACGACAAGGAGACGATGACGCTGCGGGAGATCCTCAAGCAGCTCCGCTCCGCCTACTCCGGCCACGTCGGCGTCGAGTTCATGCACATCCAGGAGCCCGAGAAGCGGCGCTGGATCGAGTCCCTGTTCGAGCAGCCCGCCAAGAAGTGGACGCGCGAGGAGCACCTGCGCATCCTGGACAAGCTCAACGAGTCCGAGATCTTCGAGACCTTCCTGCAGACCAAGTTCGTCGGCCAGAAGCGGTTCTCGCTGGAGGGCGCCGAGTCCACGATCGTCCTGCTGGACGAGGTGTGCGACGTCGCGGCGAACACCGGACTGTCCGAGGTCATGATCGGCATGCCGCACCGCGGTCGGCTCAACGTGCTGGCCAACATCGTCGGCAAGAGCTACGGCCAGATCTTCCGCGAGTTCGAGGGCAGCATCGACCCGCACCAGATCATGGGCACCGGCGACGTGAAGTACCACCTGGGCGCCGAGGGCGAGTTCACCTCGCTGGAGGGCAACAAGATCAAGACCTCCGTCGCCGCGAACCCCAGCCATCTGGAGGCCGTCAACCCCGTCGTCGAGGGCATCGCGCGGGCCAAGATGGACGCCTCGGGCAACCTCGAGGCCTACGACGTCCTGCCGGTCCTGCTGCACGGCGACGCGTCCTTCGCCGGCCAGGGCGTGGTCTACGAGACCCTGCAGATGAGCCAGCTGCGCGGCTTCAAGACCGGCGGCACGATCCACATCGTGGTGAACAACCAGGTCGGCTTCACGACCGCTCCGAGCGAGTCGCGCTCCTCGGTCTACTCCACCGACGTCGGCAAGGTCGTGCAGGCGCCGATCTTCCACGTCAACGGGGACGACCCGGAGGCCGTCGCCCGCGTCGGCCGGGTGGCCTTCGAATACCGCGAGCGCTTCCACACCGACGTCGTCATCGACCTCATCGCATACCGCCGCCGCGGCCACAACGAGGGCGACGACCCGAGCTTCACCCAGCCCAAGATGTACGACCTCATCGAGCAGAAGCGCAGCGTCCGCCGGCTCTACACCGAGTCGCTCATCGGACGCGGCGACATCTCCACCGAGGACGCCGACGCGGTGATGGAGAAGTTCCGCAGCCGGCTCGAGGGCGTGTTCAAGGACGTCAAGGACACCTCCGACGACGACGACACCTACCGCCGTGTCCCGTTCTACCCGGTCAAGCTGGGCCGCGAGCAGGGCACCGCGATCACTCCCGAGGCCATGGCCAGGATCGCGCAGGCGCAGGTGACGTTCCCCGAGGACTTCGCCGTCCATCCGAAGGTGCTGCCCCAGATGGAGCGCCGGGCGCACGCCATCGAGCAGGGTCCGATCGACTGGGCCACCGCCGAGATCCTCGCGTTCGGGTCGCTGCTGCTGGAGGGCCGCACCGTCCGGCTCACCGGCCAGGACAGCCGCCGCGGCACGTTCAGCCAGCGGTTCGCCGCGGTGGTCGACCGCCGGACCAACGAGGAGTACGTCCCGCTGCAGCACCTGAGCGAGGACCAGGGCAAGTTCCACGTCTACGACTCCCTGCTCAGCGAGTACGCGGTGATGGGCTTCGAGTACGGCTACTCGGTCGCCTCCCCGCAGGCGCTGGTGCTGTGGGAGGCGCAGTTCGGCGACTTCGCCAACGGCGCCCAGACGATGGCCGACGAGTTCATCTCCTCCGGCGCGGCGAAGTGGACGCAGAAGTCGGGCGTCGTGCTGCTGCTGCCGCACGGCTACGAGGGCCAGGGCCCTGACCACAGCTCGGCCCGCATCGAGCGCTGGCTGCAGCTGTGCTCCGAGGGCGCGCTGGCCGTGTGCCAGCCCTCGACGCCGGCGTCCCACTTCCACCTGCTGCGCACCCACACGTACGTGAACTGGCACCGCCCGCTGGTGATCATGACGCCGAAGTCGATGCTGCGGAACAAGGCCGCGGTCTCGCCGCCCGAGGAGTTCACCGAGGGTCGCTGGCGTCCGGCGATCGGCGACGAGTCGATCACCGACGACGCGCAGGTGAAGGCCGTCATCCTGTGCTCGGGCAAGCTCCGGTGGGAGCTCGTGGCCGAGCGCGCGAAGCGGGGCCTGGAGGGCAAGGTCGCCATCGTCAGCCTGGAGCGGCTCTACCCGCTCCCGACCGACGACCTGGTCGCCGAGCTCAAGCGCTACCCGGGCGTCACCGACATCCGCTTCGTGCAGGACGAGCCGATCAACCAGGGGCCGTGGCCGTTCATGGCGCTGCACCTCCCCGAGGCCATCGAGGCGGGCATGGGCGACGACTACACGTTCACGATGACGCCGGTGGCGCGCCCCGAGGCGTCCTCGCCGTCCGTGGGCCTGCACAAGGTGCACCTCGCGCAGGAGAAGGAACTGCTCGACCGCGCCTTCGACGGGGTCTGA
- the galK gene encoding galactokinase → MTSDAVGISPGRVNLIGEHTDYNDGFVLPIALDKVARVTASPGEGDLVTITSEQLGETVTLDTLEPGERAWWGYVAGVLWALRQAGHDVGGVELTLTSDVPLGGGLSSSAALECATALALDLYAELDLTPEELAQAAQTAENGFLGIPTGPMDQRASLWCETDHALLLDCRTLTTTQVPFALPDDLVLALVDTRSPHVLADGHYARRREACEAAAAALGVPALRDVTVAELDDALARLSDPEQVRRVRHVVTENARVLDAISALGDADWPAFGALLTASHASMRDDYEITVPTVDLAVEVALASGALGSRMTGGGFGGTVIALLPADRLEAFTAALQAAYAERGFDAPGVTTTRAAAGGIELSLRD, encoded by the coding sequence ATGACGAGTGACGCGGTGGGGATCTCCCCCGGCCGGGTGAACCTGATCGGCGAGCACACCGACTACAACGACGGCTTCGTGCTCCCCATCGCCCTGGACAAGGTGGCGCGGGTCACCGCGTCCCCCGGCGAGGGCGACCTGGTCACGATCACGTCCGAGCAGTTGGGCGAGACGGTGACCCTGGACACCCTCGAGCCCGGCGAGCGCGCCTGGTGGGGCTACGTCGCCGGCGTCCTGTGGGCGCTGCGGCAGGCCGGCCACGACGTGGGCGGCGTCGAGCTGACGCTGACCAGCGACGTCCCGCTCGGCGGCGGGCTGTCGAGCTCGGCGGCCCTGGAGTGCGCCACGGCGCTCGCGCTGGACCTCTACGCCGAGCTCGACCTCACCCCCGAGGAGCTGGCGCAGGCCGCCCAGACCGCCGAGAACGGCTTCCTGGGCATCCCCACCGGCCCGATGGACCAGCGCGCCAGCCTCTGGTGCGAGACCGACCACGCGCTGCTCCTGGACTGCCGCACGCTCACCACGACGCAGGTGCCGTTCGCGCTGCCGGACGACCTCGTCCTCGCGCTGGTCGACACGCGCAGCCCGCACGTCCTGGCCGACGGACACTACGCGCGCCGACGCGAGGCCTGCGAGGCCGCCGCGGCGGCGCTCGGTGTGCCGGCGCTGCGCGACGTCACCGTGGCGGAGCTCGACGACGCCCTGGCGCGTCTGAGCGACCCGGAGCAGGTGCGGCGCGTCCGGCACGTCGTCACCGAGAACGCCCGCGTCCTGGACGCGATCAGCGCGCTCGGCGACGCCGACTGGCCCGCGTTCGGTGCGCTGCTGACGGCCTCGCACGCGTCCATGCGCGACGACTACGAGATCACGGTCCCCACCGTCGACCTGGCCGTGGAGGTCGCCCTGGCGTCCGGGGCGCTGGGCTCGCGGATGACCGGCGGCGGCTTCGGCGGCACCGTGATCGCGCTGCTGCCGGCCGACCGGCTGGAGGCGTTCACCGCGGCGCTGCAGGCCGCCTACGCCGAGCGGGGGTTCGACGCCCCGGGCGTCACGACCACGCGGGCCGCCGCCGGCGGCATCGAGCTCAGCCTGCGCGACTGA
- a CDS encoding ROK family transcriptional regulator: MPRDRWNLDPTSLRVTLAVLRYGPISRAELGRMLGLSSASLTRITEPLVRTGLLIEGTPRPRSPGRPALPLEIAASAASFVGVKLTRDAAHGVLTDLKGTILRAGSTPLADASPAAVVAAVGALVVDLRGRRRPRALGVSLGGTVAADGLVRSTHLLGWDEPVDLAGLLRAETGLDVVIDNDVNAFTVAEHWFGVGRGCDDFAVVTLGAGVGLGLVAGDELVRGHGGAAGLVGPVLLGGGRPAMDAAGVPLLVERASALLGHAIAAADLPALAADHPGLATLLDDLADAAGQLAGTVSAVTAPRRILLAGEGAVVLAGREERVAARLAEMSPRDLPVPELIVEAVGEAEWARGAAALAIRSRMRAA, translated from the coding sequence GTGCCGCGCGACCGCTGGAACCTCGATCCGACCTCGCTGCGCGTGACCCTCGCCGTGCTCCGGTACGGCCCGATCTCGCGCGCCGAACTGGGACGCATGCTGGGGCTGTCCTCGGCCAGCCTGACCCGCATCACCGAGCCGCTGGTCCGCACGGGCCTGCTGATCGAGGGGACGCCGCGGCCGCGCTCCCCCGGCCGTCCGGCCCTGCCCCTGGAGATCGCCGCGAGCGCCGCCTCGTTCGTCGGGGTGAAGCTCACCCGGGACGCCGCGCACGGCGTCCTCACCGACCTCAAGGGCACGATCCTGCGGGCCGGCTCGACGCCGCTGGCGGACGCCTCCCCCGCCGCGGTGGTCGCCGCCGTGGGGGCGCTGGTCGTCGACCTGCGCGGCCGGCGCCGACCCCGCGCGCTCGGGGTGTCGCTGGGCGGGACTGTCGCCGCCGACGGGCTGGTGCGCAGCACCCACCTGCTCGGCTGGGACGAGCCGGTGGACCTGGCGGGCCTGCTGCGCGCCGAAACCGGGCTCGACGTGGTCATCGACAACGACGTGAACGCCTTCACCGTCGCCGAGCACTGGTTCGGCGTGGGCCGCGGCTGCGACGACTTCGCGGTCGTCACGCTCGGCGCCGGGGTCGGTCTGGGGCTGGTGGCGGGCGACGAACTGGTGCGCGGCCACGGCGGCGCCGCCGGCCTGGTCGGCCCGGTGCTGCTGGGCGGCGGCCGCCCCGCCATGGACGCCGCGGGCGTCCCGCTGCTCGTGGAGCGGGCCTCGGCCCTTCTGGGCCACGCCATCGCGGCCGCGGACCTACCCGCGCTCGCGGCCGACCACCCGGGGCTCGCCACCCTGCTGGACGATCTGGCCGACGCCGCCGGGCAACTCGCCGGGACGGTGTCGGCCGTGACGGCCCCGCGGCGGATCCTGCTCGCCGGGGAGGGTGCCGTGGTGCTCGCCGGCCGCGAGGAGCGGGTGGCCGCCCGGCTCGCCGAGATGAGCCCGCGCGACCTGCCCGTGCCCGAGCTGATCGTCGAGGCGGTCGGCGAGGCCGAGTGGGCCCGCGGCGCCGCGGCGCTGGCCATCCGCAGCCGGATGCGCGCGGCCTGA
- a CDS encoding 50S ribosomal protein bL37, with amino-acid sequence MGKTGRKRRARRKGKANHGKRPNA; translated from the coding sequence ATGGGAAAGACCGGTCGCAAGCGCCGCGCTCGCCGCAAGGGCAAGGCGAACCACGGCAAGCGTCCCAACGCCTGA
- a CDS encoding sensor histidine kinase, translating into MLSMTEVIAEHSDLSANDTLWLAGLVDQWDMLADLAFSDLILWVPDVDDNVFWAAAQCRPTTGPTALEDDVVGEDIAYDPESLVIEAYLSQEVSQTSGNKLHAGIPVDVHAVPILRDGRAIAVVEVHTNRMGVRAPGALEDTYLETAMVLMEMMRQGRFPTPGDKPVPWGTPRVGDGSLRVTAGGVVAFASPNAMSAFRRLGWGGDLLGDRLAEIMDSFKHGRREPVEEMAPPLLSDHRVREMELETMDGAMRLRSQPLWRDGEPDGWFVTCRDVTDLRTRERELVTKDATIREIHHRVKNNLQTVAALLRLQARRTTSPEASNALADAQKRVAAIAVVHEILSQGFDTSVSFDEVADRLMTMVRDVATSRSKVTMTRIGSFGNIPADVATNLSLVFTEVVQNALEHGLGDRPGHVVVTADLRGGYLSVEVANDGETLPPDFAPGSSHSLGLSIVTTLVADLEGTFAMERGPEGEGTLAKIVIPLD; encoded by the coding sequence ATGCTCTCGATGACCGAGGTGATCGCCGAACACAGCGACCTGTCGGCGAACGACACCCTGTGGTTGGCGGGGCTGGTCGACCAGTGGGACATGCTCGCGGACCTGGCGTTCAGCGACCTGATCCTGTGGGTCCCCGACGTGGACGACAACGTGTTCTGGGCCGCCGCGCAGTGCCGCCCCACCACCGGTCCCACCGCGCTGGAGGACGACGTGGTGGGCGAGGACATCGCCTACGACCCCGAGAGCCTGGTGATCGAGGCCTACCTGTCCCAGGAGGTCAGCCAGACCAGCGGCAACAAGCTGCACGCGGGCATCCCCGTGGACGTGCACGCCGTCCCGATCCTGCGGGACGGCCGGGCGATCGCCGTGGTCGAGGTCCATACCAACCGGATGGGGGTGCGGGCGCCGGGCGCGCTGGAGGACACCTACCTGGAGACCGCCATGGTGCTCATGGAGATGATGCGCCAGGGCCGGTTCCCCACGCCCGGCGACAAGCCCGTGCCGTGGGGGACGCCGCGGGTGGGCGACGGCTCGCTGCGCGTCACCGCGGGCGGCGTCGTCGCGTTCGCGAGCCCCAACGCCATGAGCGCCTTCCGGCGGCTCGGCTGGGGCGGTGATCTGCTGGGCGACCGGCTCGCCGAGATCATGGACTCGTTCAAGCACGGCCGGCGCGAGCCCGTGGAGGAGATGGCCCCGCCGCTGCTGTCGGACCACCGCGTCCGCGAGATGGAACTGGAGACGATGGACGGCGCCATGCGGCTGCGGTCGCAGCCGCTGTGGCGCGACGGCGAGCCCGACGGCTGGTTCGTCACCTGCCGCGACGTCACCGACCTGCGCACGCGCGAGCGCGAGCTCGTCACCAAGGACGCGACGATCCGGGAGATCCACCACCGTGTCAAGAACAATCTGCAGACGGTGGCTGCGCTGCTGCGGCTGCAGGCCCGCCGCACCACGTCGCCCGAGGCGTCCAACGCGCTCGCGGACGCGCAGAAGCGCGTCGCGGCCATCGCGGTCGTCCACGAGATCCTGTCCCAGGGTTTCGACACCTCGGTCAGCTTCGACGAGGTCGCGGACCGGCTGATGACCATGGTGCGCGACGTGGCCACGTCCCGCAGCAAGGTGACGATGACCCGCATCGGCTCGTTCGGCAACATCCCCGCCGACGTCGCCACGAACCTGTCGCTGGTGTTCACCGAGGTGGTCCAGAACGCGCTGGAGCATGGCCTGGGCGATCGCCCCGGGCACGTGGTGGTGACCGCGGACCTGCGCGGGGGCTACCTCAGCGTCGAGGTCGCCAACGACGGGGAGACGCTGCCGCCCGACTTCGCTCCCGGCTCGTCGCACAGCCTGGGGCTGTCGATCGTGACCACCCTGGTGGCCGACCTGGAGGGCACCTTCGCGATGGAGCGCGGCCCCGAGGGCGAGGGCACGCTCGCCAAGATCGTCATCCCGCTGGACTGA
- a CDS encoding DUF6104 family protein: MYFTDRGIEELEARRGEEEVTLAWLAEQLRTFVDVHPEFEVPVERFATWLARLDDPDDE, encoded by the coding sequence GTGTACTTCACCGACCGGGGCATCGAGGAGCTCGAGGCGCGCCGGGGCGAGGAGGAAGTGACCCTCGCCTGGCTCGCCGAGCAGCTGCGCACGTTCGTGGACGTGCACCCGGAGTTCGAGGTCCCCGTGGAACGATTCGCCACGTGGCTGGCGCGATTGGACGATCCCGATGACGAGTGA
- a CDS encoding WhiB family transcriptional regulator, which translates to MDWRHRAACLTEDPELFFPVGNTGPAIMQIAEAKKVCARCDVRAECLQWALEAGQDHGVWGGLSEDERRAMKRRNARARNRG; encoded by the coding sequence ATGGATTGGCGCCATCGGGCGGCTTGCCTGACCGAGGATCCCGAGCTGTTCTTCCCCGTCGGGAACACCGGTCCGGCCATCATGCAGATCGCGGAGGCGAAGAAGGTGTGCGCCCGCTGCGACGTGCGCGCCGAGTGCCTCCAGTGGGCTCTTGAGGCGGGACAGGACCACGGCGTCTGGGGCGGCCTGTCGGAGGACGAGCGCCGCGCCATGAAGCGCCGCAACGCCCGCGCCCGCAACCGCGGCTGA
- the rsrA gene encoding mycothiol system anti-sigma-R factor: protein MPDPRIVDCAYVEERVQQFLDGELSETEADELRFHLDACAHCIDGADLIEAYRRLVRRSCASHAPESLRLRIITQIHAVQVTRIEIREV, encoded by the coding sequence ATGCCTGATCCGAGGATCGTCGACTGCGCCTACGTCGAGGAGCGCGTGCAGCAATTCCTGGACGGGGAGCTGAGCGAGACCGAGGCCGACGAGCTGCGGTTCCATCTGGACGCCTGCGCGCACTGCATCGACGGCGCCGACCTGATCGAGGCCTACCGCCGCCTGGTGCGGCGCTCGTGCGCCTCGCACGCGCCGGAGTCGCTGCGGCTGCGCATCATCACCCAGATCCACGCCGTGCAGGTGACCCGGATCGAGATCCGCGAGGTCTGA
- the lysA gene encoding diaminopimelate decarboxylase: protein MTHMHVAGSIHADATSAAPVWLEKPTDANALVDGLWSGTAVRGAGGEMHLGGLPVTEIIEQAGSPVYVIDELDFRGRALTWAEAFEGWKVYYAGKSFLSGTIARWVQEEGLNLDVCSLGELTVALRAGFDAARIGLHGNNKSEELLRLALTAGVGRIIVDSADEIARLERLGAELSVRPDVLIRVTTGVEAHTHEYIATAHEDQKFGFSISGGQALVALVRCHGSAQVNLVGIHSHIGSQIFDTNGFEVATRRTLRLMSQFKEATGVALPELDLGGGFGIAYTTDDSPATAHDLARGLAEIIDHECRAFGLERPLLSIEPGRAISGPAGTALYTVGTIKDVELGGGQSRRYISVDGGMSDNIRPALYAAEYSAVIADRVSDAAPTLSRVVGLHCEGGDILVRDTFLPRDIRIGDVIAVPGAGAYSRSMASNYNHTPRPPVVAVRDGRVATIIRRETLDDLLALDAGLE from the coding sequence GTGACACACATGCACGTTGCCGGTTCGATCCACGCTGATGCCACCTCCGCCGCACCCGTCTGGCTGGAGAAGCCGACCGACGCCAACGCGCTCGTCGACGGTCTGTGGAGCGGCACCGCCGTCCGCGGCGCCGGCGGCGAGATGCACCTGGGCGGGCTGCCGGTGACCGAGATCATCGAGCAGGCCGGGTCGCCCGTCTACGTGATCGACGAACTCGACTTCCGCGGCCGGGCGCTGACCTGGGCGGAGGCCTTCGAGGGCTGGAAGGTCTACTACGCCGGCAAGAGCTTCCTGTCGGGGACCATCGCGCGCTGGGTGCAGGAGGAGGGGCTCAACCTCGACGTCTGCTCGCTGGGCGAACTCACGGTCGCGCTGCGCGCCGGCTTCGACGCCGCCCGGATCGGCCTGCACGGCAACAACAAGTCCGAGGAACTGCTGCGGCTGGCGCTGACCGCGGGGGTCGGCCGGATCATCGTCGACAGCGCCGACGAGATCGCCCGCCTGGAGCGCCTGGGCGCCGAACTCAGCGTCCGGCCCGACGTGCTGATCCGCGTGACCACCGGCGTCGAGGCCCACACCCACGAGTACATCGCCACCGCGCACGAGGACCAGAAGTTCGGCTTCTCGATCTCCGGCGGTCAGGCCCTGGTGGCGCTGGTGCGCTGCCACGGCAGCGCCCAGGTGAACCTGGTCGGCATCCACAGCCACATCGGCTCGCAGATCTTCGACACCAACGGCTTCGAGGTCGCCACCCGCCGCACCCTGCGCCTGATGAGCCAGTTCAAGGAGGCCACGGGCGTGGCGCTGCCCGAGCTCGACCTGGGCGGCGGCTTCGGCATCGCGTACACCACCGACGACTCCCCGGCGACCGCGCACGACCTCGCGCGCGGGCTGGCCGAGATCATCGACCACGAGTGCCGCGCGTTCGGCCTGGAGCGGCCCCTGCTCTCGATCGAGCCCGGACGCGCCATCAGCGGCCCCGCCGGCACGGCGCTGTACACCGTCGGCACCATCAAGGACGTGGAACTCGGCGGCGGCCAGTCCCGGCGCTACATCAGCGTGGACGGCGGCATGAGCGACAACATCCGCCCGGCGCTGTACGCGGCGGAGTACTCCGCGGTGATCGCCGACCGGGTCAGCGACGCGGCCCCGACGCTGTCGCGCGTCGTCGGCCTGCACTGCGAGGGCGGCGACATCCTCGTGCGCGACACGTTCCTGCCGCGCGACATCCGGATCGGCGACGTGATCGCGGTCCCGGGCGCGGGCGCGTACAGCCGCTCGATGGCCAGCAACTACAACCACACGCCGCGGCCCCCGGTCGTGGCGGTCCGCGACGGTAGGGTGGCGACGATCATCCGCCGCGAGACACTGGACGACCTCCTGGCGCTCGACGCCGGGCTGGAGTGA